One Chryseobacterium sp. StRB126 genomic region harbors:
- a CDS encoding 2-isopropylmalate synthase, protein MNSEKIEIFDTTLRDGEQVPGCKLNTKQKLIIAEKLDELGVDIIEAGFPISSPGDFESVAEISKLVRNAKVCGLTRANKKDIDTAAEALQFAKKPRIHTGIGTSDSHIKYKFNSTRENIIERAAEAVRYAKNYVEDVEFYAEDAGRTDNAYLAQVCEAVIKAGATVLNIPDTTGYCLPEEYGQKIKYLRENVKGIEKAVLSCHCHNDLGLATANSISGAINGARQIECTINGLGERAGNTALEEVVMILKQHKHLNLHTDVNSRMLNEMSNMVSDLMGMSVQPNKAIVGANAFAHSSGIHQDGVIKNRETYEIIDPAEVGVNASSIILTARSGRSALAYRFKHIGHDVTKEELDYLYQEFLKIADLKKEIGNEDLAMIMETCSRKIG, encoded by the coding sequence ATGAATTCCGAAAAAATTGAAATTTTTGATACCACACTACGAGATGGGGAACAGGTTCCTGGTTGTAAACTGAATACAAAACAGAAACTGATTATTGCTGAAAAGCTTGATGAACTGGGAGTTGATATCATTGAAGCAGGATTTCCGATTTCCAGTCCTGGAGATTTTGAATCTGTTGCTGAAATTTCAAAACTCGTAAGAAATGCAAAGGTATGCGGATTGACAAGAGCTAACAAAAAGGATATTGACACTGCTGCGGAAGCCTTACAATTTGCAAAGAAACCAAGAATTCACACGGGAATCGGAACTTCTGATTCACATATCAAATACAAATTCAACTCAACCAGAGAGAATATTATAGAACGCGCTGCAGAAGCAGTAAGGTATGCTAAAAACTATGTTGAAGATGTAGAATTTTACGCAGAAGATGCAGGAAGAACAGATAATGCTTATCTGGCTCAGGTATGTGAAGCCGTCATTAAAGCAGGTGCTACAGTGCTAAACATTCCTGATACTACAGGATACTGTTTGCCGGAAGAATATGGTCAGAAAATTAAATATCTGAGAGAAAATGTAAAAGGAATTGAAAAAGCCGTTTTGTCTTGCCATTGCCATAATGATTTAGGTTTAGCTACAGCCAATTCAATTTCCGGAGCTATTAACGGAGCACGCCAAATTGAATGTACAATTAACGGATTAGGAGAAAGAGCAGGAAATACAGCCCTGGAAGAAGTCGTCATGATTCTGAAACAGCACAAACACTTGAATCTGCATACAGATGTTAACTCCAGAATGTTAAATGAAATGAGCAATATGGTTTCTGATCTGATGGGAATGTCTGTACAGCCAAATAAAGCCATTGTAGGCGCTAATGCATTTGCTCACAGTTCAGGAATCCATCAGGATGGTGTTATCAAAAACAGAGAAACCTATGAAATCATTGATCCTGCTGAAGTAGGAGTTAATGCATCATCCATCATTCTTACAGCAAGAAGCGGACGTTCAGCATTAGCTTACCGTTTTAAACATATTGGCCATGATGTCACTAAAGAAGAGCTGGATTATCTGTATCAGGAATTCTTAAAAATAGCAGACCTTAAGAAAGAAATAGGCAATGAAGATCTGGCAATGATCATGGAAACATGCAGCAGAAAAATAGGATAG
- the leuC gene encoding 3-isopropylmalate dehydratase large subunit has translation MNNDKKTLFDKVWDAHVVDTVPDGPQVIYIDKHLIHEVTSPQAFAELESRNLEIFRPEQIVATADHNVPTLHQEKPIRDELSRNQVQQLTENCQKNNIELFGLGHQYQGIVHIIAPELGITQPGMSIVCGDSHTSTHGAFGSIAFGIGTSQVAQVFASQCLLLNKPKSMRITVSGKLNENVQSKDVILYIISKIGTDGGTGYFCEYAGNVFEEMSMEGRMTVCNMSIEMGARGGMIAPDETTFEYVKGRKFAPTGEEWEEKVAYWNTLKTDDEAVFDKELFFDAADIYPMITYGTNPGMGISIHETIPTPQNESEAKALQYMGLEAGQTPSSIPINYVFIGSCTNARIEDFRSAAQYIKGKSKSEAVKALIVPGSQQVVKQIYEEGLDKIFNDAGFQIRQPGCSACLAMNDDKIPEGEYCVSTSNRNFEGRQGQGARTILASPLTAAKAAIEGRISAFESLN, from the coding sequence ATGAACAACGATAAAAAGACACTTTTTGATAAAGTTTGGGACGCTCATGTTGTAGATACTGTTCCGGATGGGCCACAGGTAATCTATATTGATAAACATCTGATTCATGAAGTAACCAGCCCACAGGCTTTTGCCGAATTAGAATCCAGAAATCTGGAAATATTCAGACCGGAACAAATTGTAGCTACGGCCGATCATAATGTTCCAACCCTTCATCAGGAAAAACCCATCCGTGATGAATTATCAAGAAATCAGGTTCAGCAATTGACTGAAAATTGCCAGAAAAACAATATTGAATTATTCGGTTTAGGACATCAGTATCAGGGAATTGTTCACATCATTGCTCCTGAACTTGGGATTACACAACCGGGAATGAGTATTGTTTGTGGTGACAGCCATACATCCACCCATGGGGCTTTTGGGTCTATTGCCTTTGGTATCGGAACCAGCCAGGTAGCTCAGGTTTTTGCCAGTCAGTGTCTGCTGCTTAACAAACCTAAATCAATGAGAATTACCGTGAGTGGTAAGCTTAACGAAAATGTTCAGTCTAAAGATGTTATCCTTTATATCATTTCAAAAATAGGAACCGATGGCGGAACAGGGTATTTCTGTGAATATGCCGGAAATGTATTTGAAGAAATGTCCATGGAAGGAAGAATGACGGTTTGCAATATGAGTATTGAAATGGGTGCCAGAGGAGGAATGATTGCTCCGGATGAAACCACTTTTGAATACGTGAAGGGAAGAAAGTTTGCCCCAACAGGAGAAGAATGGGAGGAGAAAGTAGCCTATTGGAATACCCTTAAAACTGATGACGAAGCTGTTTTTGATAAAGAACTGTTCTTTGATGCGGCCGATATTTATCCAATGATTACTTATGGAACCAATCCGGGAATGGGAATTTCAATTCATGAAACAATTCCAACGCCACAAAACGAATCTGAAGCGAAAGCTTTACAATATATGGGATTGGAAGCAGGGCAAACTCCATCAAGCATACCAATCAATTATGTATTTATAGGAAGCTGTACGAATGCAAGAATTGAAGATTTCCGATCTGCTGCTCAATATATTAAAGGGAAAAGTAAATCTGAAGCCGTAAAAGCTTTGATTGTTCCAGGCTCTCAGCAGGTGGTAAAACAAATTTATGAAGAAGGACTGGATAAAATCTTTAATGATGCAGGATTTCAGATCCGACAGCCCGGATGCTCAGCTTGTTTAGCCATGAATGATGATAAAATTCCTGAGGGAGAATATTGTGTTTCCACTTCAAACAGGAATTTTGAAGGAAGACAGGGACAGGGAGCAAGAACCATCCTTGCAAGTCCGCTTACCGCTGCCAAAGCAGCTATAGAAGGCAGAATTTCAGCTTTTGAAAGTTTAAATTAA
- the leuD gene encoding 3-isopropylmalate dehydratase small subunit has product MQKLVIIKSTAVPLPAENIDTDQIIPARFLKSIDRKGFGENLFRDWRFNIHTNEPNPDFVLNNPKFNGEILVAGNNFGCGSSREHAAWALTDFGFKVIVSSYFADIFKGNALNNGLLPVKVSEEFLKEILEGINENPNNEIAIDVELQSISFKDTTETFELDSYKKICLMNGYDDIDFLISKKQAITEFELKTQKTNEQQLF; this is encoded by the coding sequence ATGCAAAAATTAGTTATCATAAAATCCACTGCAGTTCCATTGCCGGCAGAAAATATAGATACAGATCAGATTATTCCGGCAAGATTTTTAAAAAGTATTGATAGAAAAGGATTTGGAGAAAATCTGTTCAGAGATTGGAGGTTTAACATTCATACGAATGAGCCTAATCCTGATTTTGTTCTGAACAATCCTAAATTCAATGGTGAAATTCTAGTGGCAGGAAATAACTTCGGATGTGGAAGCAGCCGTGAACATGCTGCCTGGGCATTAACAGATTTCGGATTTAAGGTTATTGTTTCAAGCTATTTTGCCGATATTTTTAAAGGAAATGCTTTAAATAATGGTCTCCTTCCTGTAAAGGTTTCTGAGGAATTTTTAAAAGAAATTTTAGAAGGAATCAATGAAAACCCGAATAATGAAATTGCGATTGATGTGGAATTACAATCCATCAGCTTTAAAGATACCACCGAAACTTTTGAGCTTGATTCTTATAAAAAAATATGCCTTATGAACGGCTATGACGATATTGATTTTTTAATCAGCAAAAAACAGGCGATTACAGAATTTGAACTAAAGACACAAAAAACAAATGAACAACAATTATTTTAA
- the leuB gene encoding 3-isopropylmalate dehydrogenase, with product MNNNYFKIAVLPGDGIGPEIISESIKILDVIAEVFQYKFQFDYGLIGAEAIFKTGDPLPEETLKICKESDAVLFGAIGDPAFDNNPEAKVRPEQGLLKLRKELGLFANIRPLKTYASLIEKSPLKREIIEGADIQIFRELVSGIYFGEKFTDPEGAYAYDVCQYSREDILPIAHMAFQEAQKRNKKLTLIDKANVLDTSRLWRKICQEIASEYPDVQLDYMFVDNAAMQLILNPKQFDVILTENMFGDIISDEASVIGGSIGLLPSASVGEKNALFEPIHGSYPQAKGKGIANPIASILSVAMMLDHLGLQPAANKLRQSVEHAIENKYVTIDLNTKQYYSTSEVGGFIADHIKYSEKSYYNFENIKIGKSTIV from the coding sequence ATGAACAACAATTATTTTAAAATCGCAGTTCTTCCAGGAGATGGAATCGGACCGGAAATTATCAGTGAAAGCATTAAGATTTTGGATGTGATTGCTGAAGTTTTTCAATACAAATTTCAATTCGATTATGGACTGATTGGTGCGGAAGCTATTTTTAAAACTGGAGACCCATTGCCGGAAGAAACATTAAAGATTTGTAAAGAATCAGATGCTGTGCTTTTTGGAGCGATAGGAGATCCGGCATTTGACAATAATCCTGAAGCTAAAGTGAGGCCTGAGCAAGGTTTGTTGAAGCTTCGTAAGGAACTAGGATTATTCGCCAATATCCGTCCTTTAAAAACATATGCTTCTCTGATTGAAAAAAGCCCACTTAAAAGAGAAATTATTGAAGGTGCGGATATCCAGATTTTCAGAGAACTGGTAAGTGGAATATATTTTGGTGAAAAATTTACAGACCCTGAAGGAGCTTATGCTTACGATGTATGCCAATACAGCAGGGAAGATATTCTTCCCATTGCCCACATGGCATTCCAGGAAGCGCAGAAAAGAAATAAAAAACTGACATTAATTGATAAAGCCAATGTATTGGATACTTCCAGATTATGGAGAAAAATCTGTCAGGAAATCGCTTCGGAATATCCGGATGTACAGTTGGATTATATGTTTGTAGATAATGCTGCTATGCAATTAATCCTTAATCCGAAACAGTTTGATGTTATTTTAACGGAGAACATGTTCGGAGATATTATTTCCGATGAAGCAAGTGTGATTGGAGGGTCTATCGGGTTGCTTCCGTCAGCGTCAGTAGGAGAGAAGAATGCATTGTTTGAACCTATCCACGGTTCATATCCACAGGCAAAAGGAAAAGGAATTGCGAATCCTATAGCTTCCATTTTAAGTGTGGCCATGATGCTGGATCATCTCGGATTACAACCTGCAGCCAACAAGCTTAGACAGTCTGTAGAACACGCTATTGAAAACAAATATGTTACGATTGATCTTAATACAAAGCAATATTATTCTACCAGTGAAGTGGGAGGCTTTATTGCAGATCATATTAAGTATTCTGAAAAGTCCTATTATAATTTTGAGAATATAAAGATCGGAAAATCAACCATCGTATAA
- a CDS encoding DUF4230 domain-containing protein, translated as MRNYKTILSFVAGAGVMVLLFFGLKSCLNLSKKTEKSDYYILTNQISKMNKMVVIEQNNSTMQKTKMGYEFMGKEVSSNSIITFTKTNAQVSYDLNKMKIEVDSINKKLVITELPDADIKITPSVEIQSLDDSFFNRISEKDIKNVTVKAKETAIKSIDQNQLRTEGRKQLMENLDNIFVLAKALNYTIEDKTGKIGILGL; from the coding sequence TTGAGAAATTATAAAACAATTTTATCGTTTGTAGCCGGTGCCGGTGTTATGGTACTTCTGTTTTTTGGGCTTAAATCCTGTTTGAATCTTAGTAAGAAAACGGAAAAGTCAGATTATTATATCCTGACCAACCAGATTTCTAAAATGAATAAGATGGTTGTAATAGAACAGAATAACTCTACCATGCAGAAAACCAAAATGGGTTATGAATTCATGGGTAAAGAAGTTTCAAGTAACAGCATCATTACCTTTACAAAGACCAATGCTCAGGTTTCTTATGATCTGAATAAAATGAAGATTGAAGTAGATTCCATCAACAAAAAGCTGGTGATCACCGAACTTCCTGATGCAGATATTAAAATTACGCCTAGCGTTGAAATTCAGTCTTTGGATGATTCTTTTTTTAATAGAATTTCTGAAAAGGACATTAAAAATGTAACTGTAAAAGCTAAAGAAACGGCGATAAAATCTATAGATCAAAACCAGTTAAGAACCGAAGGACGTAAACAATTAATGGAAAATCTTGATAATATTTTTGTTTTGGCAAAAGCTTTGAATTATACTATAGAAGATAAGACCGGAAAGATCGGTATTCTTGGACTCTAA
- a CDS encoding thioredoxin family protein, which yields MKKFITNIVTASSLLLATQQLSAQKVVVNREVTTEKDGKMLLGHQLKEQFLKAPYADWYVKEHDEYALDQKAISELKKERLASYDIIVFMGTWCEDSHRDFPRLTKILEETGYPEGKMTIIAVNRKKESPTGDESLYNIQKVPTIIVKRYGKEVGRIIEMPTSGYIERDLVEILKKNDSSVIKEIFK from the coding sequence ATGAAAAAATTTATTACAAATATTGTTACCGCTTCAAGTTTATTGTTAGCTACTCAGCAGCTTAGTGCTCAGAAAGTAGTGGTTAACCGTGAAGTCACCACTGAAAAAGATGGTAAGATGCTTCTGGGACATCAGTTGAAAGAACAGTTTTTAAAAGCTCCTTATGCCGATTGGTATGTAAAAGAACATGATGAATATGCTTTGGATCAAAAGGCGATTAGTGAACTGAAAAAAGAAAGACTGGCCTCTTATGATATTATCGTTTTTATGGGAACCTGGTGTGAAGACAGTCACAGAGATTTCCCAAGATTAACAAAAATATTGGAAGAAACAGGTTATCCGGAAGGAAAAATGACCATTATTGCGGTTAACCGTAAAAAAGAATCTCCTACAGGAGACGAATCTCTTTACAACATTCAGAAAGTTCCTACCATCATCGTGAAAAGATATGGAAAAGAAGTAGGAAGAATTATAGAAATGCCTACCAGTGGATATATTGAAAGAGATTTAGTTGAAATTCTGAAGAAGAATGACTCATCTGTAATTAAAGAAATTTTTAAATAG
- a CDS encoding nucleoside triphosphate pyrophosphohydrolase family protein, which translates to MDKIDSLNQVAEFHTTFKAPILDTPQIPSPERCNLRVELLQEELNELKQAIADNNIVEIADALCDLQYVLSGAVLEFGLGNKFVELFNEVQRSNMSKACDNEEQANETVEFYKEKDVESFYEKSGEKFNVYRKADHKVLKNKYYSPADLKSIIEK; encoded by the coding sequence ATGGATAAAATTGATAGTTTGAACCAAGTAGCAGAATTCCATACTACTTTCAAAGCCCCTATTCTAGACACCCCACAAATTCCTTCTCCGGAAAGATGCAATCTTAGAGTAGAACTTCTACAGGAAGAACTTAATGAACTGAAGCAAGCAATTGCAGATAATAATATTGTAGAAATTGCAGATGCTCTTTGTGATTTACAGTATGTTTTAAGTGGTGCTGTATTGGAATTCGGACTTGGCAACAAATTTGTAGAGCTATTCAACGAAGTTCAGCGTTCCAACATGTCGAAAGCTTGTGATAACGAAGAACAGGCTAATGAGACTGTTGAATTCTATAAAGAAAAAGACGTAGAATCTTTTTATGAGAAATCTGGTGAAAAGTTCAATGTCTACAGAAAAGCAGATCATAAAGTATTAAAAAACAAATACTACTCTCCTGCTGATCTAAAGTCAATTATTGAGAAATAG
- a CDS encoding glycohydrolase toxin TNT-related protein translates to MKHLFKYFFILAIASFSMACSSDDREEEIVIKPSPVKIVFYKDANDFAATYDPDNKVNPTIRAQAFDLYKQGSWKELEKLFQANNLNSGWPPANGGYNIVDDVAIQAGQKYDRYSGAVGSYNGTGNPTLGGNFTSPIINGYVYTFAERALNQPENKYDFYYQIDVLNALPFKSQTADIIPWFNQTGNGKQTMWKIPIDINTGYPKTWNKLAEEGYIKITIKKSPSGKYPNLEGTVIQN, encoded by the coding sequence ATGAAACATTTATTTAAGTACTTCTTTATTTTGGCTATTGCCTCTTTTTCTATGGCCTGTAGCTCTGATGACAGAGAAGAAGAAATCGTTATCAAACCTAGCCCGGTTAAAATTGTATTTTACAAAGATGCTAATGATTTTGCAGCAACGTATGATCCAGACAACAAAGTAAACCCAACAATCAGAGCTCAGGCATTTGATTTATACAAGCAGGGAAGCTGGAAGGAATTGGAAAAACTATTCCAGGCTAATAACCTGAACAGTGGATGGCCCCCGGCAAACGGCGGATATAATATTGTGGATGATGTTGCTATACAGGCCGGACAAAAATATGACAGATACAGTGGTGCTGTAGGAAGTTATAATGGAACCGGAAATCCAACGTTAGGTGGAAACTTTACCAGCCCGATCATTAATGGGTATGTGTATACATTTGCCGAAAGAGCATTAAACCAGCCTGAAAATAAATATGATTTCTATTATCAGATAGATGTCCTTAATGCATTGCCTTTTAAATCTCAAACAGCAGATATTATTCCCTGGTTTAATCAGACTGGAAACGGAAAACAAACCATGTGGAAAATTCCTATTGATATTAATACCGGATATCCAAAAACTTGGAATAAATTAGCGGAAGAAGGGTATATAAAAATTACGATTAAAAAGAGCCCGAGTGGAAAATACCCTAACCTGGAAGGAACCGTTATTCAGAATTAA